ACTCCTGGTATGTTTCTAGCTGATTTGTAAACAACACTGTCGGGTGTTGCTGTAACAATTAAAGCTTTTCCTTCAACCTTTAAATTGTTAAGCATTTTTACTACTTCTTTAGTTTTAGGTGTTTCAAAATTGATTTGATCTACAACAATAAGGTTATTACCTTTAACTTTGCTAGATAATGCAGAATACATAGCCAACCTGCGAACTTTTTTAGGTACTGTAAAACCATAAGTCCTTGGTTTAGGACCAAAGGCAATACCACCACCTACCCAGATAGGGGATCTTGTACTACCGTGTCTTGCTCTACCAGTACCTTTTTGACGCCAAGGCTTGCGTCCACCACCTCTTACTTCGCCACGACTTTTAGTAGAGGCAGTACCTTGTCTTTTAGCTGCTAAGTGAGCTAATACTACTTGATGCATGACTGCTTCATTTATTTCTGAGTCAAATAATTTAGGGTTTAGTTCCATTTCTGAAACTACCTCACCTAAAATATTGTATACTGACACTTTAGGCATGTTACATCCTCCTTTCATTAAGACTTACTTAGGCCTTCACTGAATCTTTAATAGAAACCAAAGAACCTTTAGTTCCTGGAATTGCACCTTTAACTAAAATTAGGTTTCTTTCTGGATCAACTTTAACAACTTGTAGGTTTTGTACCGTTACTCTTTCTCCACCCATTCTTCCAGGCAAAGTTTGTCCTTTAAATACCCTAGCTGGTTGAATTGAGCCTAAAGAACCAGGACCTCTATGATAACGGGAACCATGGGACATAGGTCCACGACCTTGGTTATGTCTTTTAATTGCACCGGCAAAACCTTTACCTTTTGAAGTTCCAGTTACATCAACAAATTCTCCTTCAGCAAAAACATCTGCTTTAATTTCTTGACCAACCTCGTAAGAAGAAATATCTTCTAATCTGAACTCAACTAAATATTTTTTCGGTGCAACATTGGCCTTTTTAAAATGCCCTTGTTGAGGTTTGTTTAGTTTTCTTTCTGAAATATCACCAAACCCTAGTTGTATTGCTTCATAACCATCAGTTTCTACTGTCTTTTTTTGTACCACTACACAAGGACCTGCTTCTATAACGGTAACTGGTACAACTTCACCTTCTTTGGTAAATATTTGAGTCATACCTATCTTTTTACCTAAAATTGCTTTTTCCATTGGTTGCCACCTCCCTAGTGAAACTTGTTATAAACAGTTTAAAAGACCTCTTCTAAATAGGCCTTTTATAGCTTGATTTCGATATCAACACCAGCAGGTAGATCTAGTTTCATCAGTGCATCTACTGTTTTAGGTGTTGGCTCAAGAATGTCTACTAATCTCTTATGAGTTCTCATTTCAAACTGTTCCCTTGAATCTTTATATTTATGAACAGCTCTTAAGATTGTGTAAACACTCTTTTCTGTAGGCAACGGAATTGGACCTGATACTTTTGCACCAGTACTCTTCGCAGTCTCTACAATTTTCTCAGCAGATTGATCCAAAATTTTGTGATCAAATGCCTTTAGACGGATACGAATTTTTTGAGTTGCCATTTTTTAACCTCCTTTTCGCCCATTTTTAAAACGGACATACTCAACGGAAACTATCCTAAACATAGGTAACCTTCCGCTTCATCGCTTGCCACAACATTTCTATTATACTATTTAAAATATCTAAATACAAGTCTTGACATTTAAAAAAACTTATATTTAGTACCTTTTACAAAAGAAATTATATGATATTTTGCAGGTTGTAGAAAACTACAACCTGCAAAATACTATACTATTCAAGGATGTCTACAACAACTCCAGCACCTACAGTTCTACCACCTTCACGGATAGCGAACCTTAGCCCTTGCTCAATAGCAATTGGAGTAATTAACTCAACGGTGATTTTAATGTTATCTCCTGGCATTACCATTTCAGTTCCTTCTGGCAATGTGATTACACCAGTTACGTCAGTTGTACGGAAATAGAATTGTGGACGATAACCATTGAAGAATGGACTGTGACGACCACCTTCTTCTTTAGTTAATACGTAAACCTCAGCAGTAAATTTTTTGTGTGGTTTAATTGAGCCAGGCTTACATAATACTTGACCACGCTCTACTTCACTGCGATCAACACCCCTTAGTAGGGCACCGATGTTGTCACCAGCTTGAGCTTGATCTAACATCTTTCTGAACATCTCTACTCCTGTACATACTGTTTTCTTTGGCTCATCATTAAATCCTACGATTTGTACTTCATCTCCAACTTTGATTACTCCACGCTCTACACGGCCAGTAACAACTGTACCACGGCCGGTAATAGTGAATACGTCCTCGATTGGCATTAGGAATGGTTTATCAGTGTCACGCTCAGGAGTTGGAATGTACTCATCTACTGCATCCATTAGTTCCCATAATTTACCACACCATTCAC
The window above is part of the Anaerobranca gottschalkii DSM 13577 genome. Proteins encoded here:
- the rplC gene encoding 50S ribosomal protein L3; translated protein: MEKAILGKKIGMTQIFTKEGEVVPVTVIEAGPCVVVQKKTVETDGYEAIQLGFGDISERKLNKPQQGHFKKANVAPKKYLVEFRLEDISSYEVGQEIKADVFAEGEFVDVTGTSKGKGFAGAIKRHNQGRGPMSHGSRYHRGPGSLGSIQPARVFKGQTLPGRMGGERVTVQNLQVVKVDPERNLILVKGAIPGTKGSLVSIKDSVKA
- the rpsJ gene encoding 30S ribosomal protein S10 — translated: MATQKIRIRLKAFDHKILDQSAEKIVETAKSTGAKVSGPIPLPTEKSVYTILRAVHKYKDSREQFEMRTHKRLVDILEPTPKTVDALMKLDLPAGVDIEIKL
- the rplD gene encoding 50S ribosomal protein L4; the encoded protein is MPKVSVYNILGEVVSEMELNPKLFDSEINEAVMHQVVLAHLAAKRQGTASTKSRGEVRGGGRKPWRQKGTGRARHGSTRSPIWVGGGIAFGPKPRTYGFTVPKKVRRLAMYSALSSKVKGNNLIVVDQINFETPKTKEVVKMLNNLKVEGKALIVTATPDSVVYKSARNIPGVQTAVADSINVYDLLKHKTVVMTQEAVKKVEEVFA
- a CDS encoding EF-Tu/IF-2/RF-3 family GTPase — encoded protein: EWCGKLWELMDAVDEYIPTPERDTDKPFLMPIEDVFTITGRGTVVTGRVERGVIKVGDEVQIVGFNDEPKKTVCTGVEMFRKMLDQAQAGDNIGALLRGVDRSEVERGQVLCKPGSIKPHKKFTAEVYVLTKEEGGRHSPFFNGYRPQFYFRTTDVTGVITLPEGTEMVMPGDNIKITVELITPIAIEQGLRFAIREGGRTVGAGVVVDILE